In Flavobacterium sp. N3904, one DNA window encodes the following:
- the cobA gene encoding uroporphyrinogen-III C-methyltransferase: protein MLNTIQPKVTLVGAGPGDPDLLTLKGVKALAEANVVLYDALANEEIMNHAPQNSIKIFVGKRIGCHEYSQDQINQLIVDNALTYGHVVRLKGGDPFIFGRGSEEIEFAESFGIPTFVVPGISSAIAVPAYQGISLTKRGTSESFWVITGTTSNRNLSSDIALAAKSSATVVILMGMSKLSQIVSLFQKESKGETPVAIIQNGTTPNEKIGVGTIDTIQEVVAEKNLSLPAIIVIGEVVKESNKLKGFYEEFVAAEIKS from the coding sequence ATGCTTAATACAATTCAACCCAAAGTAACTTTAGTAGGTGCAGGTCCTGGCGACCCAGACTTGCTTACTCTAAAAGGTGTAAAAGCACTTGCTGAAGCGAATGTGGTTTTGTATGATGCCTTGGCCAATGAAGAAATAATGAATCACGCTCCTCAAAATTCCATAAAAATATTTGTGGGGAAAAGAATTGGTTGTCACGAATATTCGCAAGATCAAATCAACCAATTGATTGTTGATAATGCGCTTACTTACGGGCACGTGGTTCGGTTAAAAGGTGGAGATCCATTTATCTTTGGAAGAGGAAGCGAAGAAATTGAATTCGCAGAAAGTTTTGGAATCCCTACCTTTGTAGTTCCGGGAATTTCATCGGCAATTGCAGTTCCTGCTTATCAGGGAATTTCATTGACCAAAAGAGGAACTTCCGAAAGTTTTTGGGTAATCACAGGAACTACTTCCAACAGAAATTTGTCTAGTGATATCGCTCTTGCAGCAAAATCATCAGCAACTGTTGTGATTTTGATGGGAATGAGTAAACTATCACAAATTGTTAGTTTATTTCAAAAAGAATCAAAAGGAGAAACTCCCGTTGCGATTATTCAAAACGGAACAACACCAAATGAAAAAATAGGTGTAGGAACAATTGATACCATTCAAGAAGTGGTTGCCGAAAAGAATTTAAGTTTGCCAGCAATTATCGTAATTGGAGAAGTGGTCAAAGAAAGCAATAAATTAAAAGGGTTTTACGAAGAATTTGTAGCTGCTGAAATAAAATCATAA
- the metF gene encoding methylenetetrahydrofolate reductase [NAD(P)H] — MKVTEHIENAKGETLFSFEIIPPQKGKSIQELYDNIDPLMEFKPPFIDVTTSREEYIYVDKGNGLLEKKLTRMRPGTLGICASIKHKYNVDTVPHVLCGGFTKEETEYLLVDCHYLGIDNVMALRGDAMKDEQSFVPKEGGNNYASDLVSQIYQLNNGKYLHDVMDIDNKADFCIGVAGYPEKHLESPSLISDLKRLKEKVDAGADYVVTQMFFDNAKYFEFVAKAREMGITVPIIPGIKPIAVQRHLQVLPQIFRIDLPEDLINAVDKCKNNAEIRQVGIEWAIQQSIELKAAGVPVLHYYSMGKSENIRQIASKVF; from the coding sequence ATGAAAGTAACAGAACATATAGAAAATGCCAAAGGAGAAACGTTATTCTCTTTCGAAATTATTCCGCCGCAGAAAGGCAAAAGCATTCAGGAGTTATACGACAATATTGACCCGTTGATGGAGTTCAAACCGCCATTTATAGATGTAACTACTTCACGTGAAGAGTATATTTATGTAGATAAAGGCAATGGTTTACTAGAAAAAAAACTGACTAGAATGCGTCCTGGAACCTTGGGGATTTGCGCTTCTATTAAACATAAATACAATGTGGATACGGTTCCTCATGTGCTTTGTGGTGGTTTCACTAAAGAGGAAACAGAATATTTGTTGGTCGATTGTCATTATTTAGGAATTGACAATGTTATGGCGCTTCGTGGTGATGCGATGAAAGACGAACAGTCCTTTGTACCCAAAGAAGGTGGAAATAATTATGCATCCGACTTAGTGAGTCAAATTTATCAATTGAATAACGGAAAGTATTTACACGATGTAATGGACATCGACAACAAAGCCGATTTTTGCATTGGAGTGGCCGGTTATCCAGAGAAACATTTGGAATCACCTTCTCTAATTTCGGACTTAAAAAGGCTGAAAGAAAAAGTGGATGCTGGAGCCGATTATGTAGTGACACAAATGTTTTTTGATAATGCCAAATATTTTGAGTTTGTTGCCAAAGCCAGAGAAATGGGAATCACCGTTCCGATTATTCCAGGGATTAAGCCGATTGCAGTACAAAGACATTTACAAGTTTTGCCTCAAATTTTCCGTATCGATTTACCCGAAGATTTGATAAATGCTGTGGATAAATGTAAGAATAATGCTGAAATACGTCAAGTAGGAATTGAATGGGCCATTCAGCAATCCATAGAATTGAAAGCAGCAGGAGTTCCTGTTTTGCATTATTATTCTATGGGAAAATCAGAAAATATTAGACAAATAGCGAGCAAGGTTTTTTAA
- a CDS encoding homocysteine S-methyltransferase family protein has product MSTIQEEIKKRILVLDGAMGTMLQRYNFSEEDFRGERFKDFPHPLKGNNDLLSLTQPQAIKAVHAAYFEAGADIVETNTFSGTTIGMADYHLEDLVYELNYESAKLAREVADEFTAKNPNQPRFVAGSIGPTNRTASMSPDVNDPGYRAVTFDDLRTAYKQQVEALMDGGCDLLLVETIFDTLNAKAALFAIEQVKEERNIDIPIMVSGTITDASGRTLSGQTVEAFLVSVSHIPLLSVGFNCALGADLLKPYLQTLSHNTSFNVSAHPNAGLPNAFGEYDETPEEMQAQIKSYLDDNLINIIGGCCGTTPNHIKLIADIAKDYKPRVSTAVM; this is encoded by the coding sequence ATGTCAACAATTCAAGAAGAAATAAAAAAGAGAATACTCGTGCTCGATGGAGCAATGGGGACAATGCTGCAACGTTATAATTTCTCCGAAGAAGATTTTCGTGGCGAACGATTCAAAGATTTCCCGCATCCGCTAAAGGGGAACAATGATTTATTGTCTCTCACGCAACCACAGGCCATAAAAGCCGTGCACGCCGCCTATTTTGAGGCAGGAGCTGATATTGTGGAAACCAATACTTTCTCAGGAACCACTATAGGAATGGCGGATTATCACTTGGAGGATTTAGTTTATGAATTGAATTACGAATCGGCCAAACTAGCCCGTGAAGTAGCCGATGAATTCACAGCCAAAAATCCAAACCAGCCTCGCTTTGTTGCCGGTTCAATTGGACCGACAAACCGTACGGCAAGTATGTCACCGGACGTAAACGACCCGGGATACAGAGCCGTAACTTTTGATGATTTACGTACCGCCTACAAACAACAAGTCGAAGCCTTAATGGACGGCGGGTGCGACTTGCTTTTGGTAGAAACAATTTTTGATACGCTAAATGCCAAAGCGGCACTTTTCGCCATCGAACAAGTAAAAGAAGAACGCAATATTGATATTCCAATTATGGTTTCGGGAACTATTACCGATGCTTCGGGAAGAACACTTTCTGGGCAAACGGTTGAAGCCTTTTTGGTTTCAGTATCGCATATTCCGTTGTTGAGCGTAGGATTCAATTGTGCCCTTGGTGCCGATTTATTGAAACCGTATTTGCAAACTTTGTCGCATAACACTTCTTTCAACGTGTCGGCGCATCCAAATGCTGGATTGCCAAACGCTTTTGGGGAATACGATGAAACACCGGAAGAAATGCAAGCCCAAATTAAAAGTTATTTAGACGATAATTTAATAAACATAATAGGCGGTTGTTGCGGAACAACTCCAAACCATATTAAATTGATTGCTGATATTGCCAAGGATTACAAGCCTAGAGTTTCGACTGCGGTGATGTAA
- a CDS encoding bifunctional precorrin-2 dehydrogenase/sirohydrochlorin ferrochelatase, whose product MERNELYPIFLKLNNLNVLIVGGGNVGLEKLSFMLKSSPNANVEVVAPKFLPELEALVEKHPSVKLTQAKFKKKMLKKRNMVIACTDDLKVNKRVYDLSRKRYLICNIADTPDLCDYYLGGIVTKGNVKIAISTNGKSPTTAKRLRQFFEEVIPEDINKMVENLNEYRKTLKGDFEEKVQKMNEITESLKKE is encoded by the coding sequence ATGGAAAGAAACGAATTATATCCTATTTTTTTAAAACTGAACAACCTCAATGTACTTATTGTGGGTGGGGGAAATGTAGGGTTAGAAAAGTTATCTTTTATGTTGAAATCCAGTCCCAATGCCAATGTTGAAGTGGTAGCGCCAAAGTTCTTACCGGAGTTGGAAGCTTTAGTCGAAAAACATCCTTCTGTAAAGTTGACCCAAGCGAAGTTTAAGAAAAAAATGCTCAAGAAACGTAACATGGTCATTGCCTGTACGGATGATTTGAAAGTAAACAAGCGAGTATATGATTTGTCCCGAAAAAGATATCTCATCTGCAATATTGCCGACACTCCAGATTTATGTGATTATTATTTGGGTGGTATTGTAACCAAAGGAAACGTAAAAATTGCCATTTCGACCAATGGAAAATCACCAACAACGGCCAAAAGATTGCGCCAGTTTTTTGAAGAAGTAATTCCGGAAGACATCAATAAAATGGTAGAAAACCTCAATGAATATCGTAAAACACTGAAAGGTGATTTCGAAGAAAAAGTTCAAAAGATGAACGAAATCACAGAGTCATTGAAAAAAGAATAA
- the metH gene encoding methionine synthase: MGHNKHRRNLVLSGLEPLIITPDSVFVNVGERTNVTGSRKFLRLIKEEKYEEALDIARQQVEGGAQIIDINMDEGMLDGVYAMTKFLNLIAAEPDISRVPIMIDSSKWEIIEAGLKVVQGKCVVNSISLKEGEEAFIHHAKLIKRYGAAAIIMAFDEVGQADNFDRRVEICQRSYDILVNKVGFPAQDIIFDLNIFPVATGMEEHRLNALDFFRGTKWVRENLPHAHISGGVSNVSFSFRGNDTVREAMHSVFLYHAIKNGMTMGIVNPEMLSIYDEIPKDLLEHVEDVILDRRDDATERLLDFAENVKGDAKSNEVAVQEWRSGTVQERITHSLVKGIDAFIEIDVEEARLAATKPIEVIEINLMTGMNVVGDLFGSGKMFLPQVVKSARVMKKAVAYLLPFIEAAKQVGDKSGNGKILMATVKGDVHDIGKNIVSVVLACNNYEIVDLGVMVPPEKIIAAAIEHEVDIIGLSGLITPSLDEMVYLAKELDKRGMKIPVMIGGATTSRAHTAVKIAPQYRETVIHVNDASRAVTVAGNLLDHNRKIYASDIRADYDAFRETFLNRSRDKNFLTIEQARKNKLQLDWRHFEPVKPKVIGEQIVEVDLDVLVPYIDWTPFFRTWELFGKYPAILTDEVVGEQATSVFADAQAMLEVILKEKKLQAKGIYGIFHANQINDDDIELTDENGKPLQTFLTLRQQSQKTKGAPNIALADFIAPKESGKVDYMGAFCVTTGFGVDEWAAEFEKDLDDYNSIMVKALADRFAEAFAEYLHEKIRKEIWGYEADEVLSKQALIEEDYKGIRPAPGYPACPDHLEKPTIWKLLNVEAAIGVTLTESMAMWPASSVSGYYFGNPESKYFGLGKIKEDQVIDYAKRRSVSNEVAMKWLNPNIAD, encoded by the coding sequence ATGGGACACAATAAACATAGAAGAAACCTGGTATTGTCGGGATTGGAGCCTTTAATCATTACGCCGGACAGTGTATTTGTGAATGTTGGGGAAAGAACCAATGTAACAGGTTCTAGAAAGTTCCTTCGATTGATCAAGGAAGAAAAATACGAGGAAGCACTGGATATTGCGAGACAGCAGGTAGAAGGAGGCGCGCAAATTATCGATATTAATATGGATGAGGGGATGCTTGACGGCGTTTATGCGATGACCAAATTCCTGAATCTGATTGCCGCCGAGCCGGATATTTCTCGTGTGCCCATTATGATTGACAGCTCGAAGTGGGAAATCATAGAGGCTGGTTTGAAAGTGGTTCAGGGAAAATGTGTGGTAAACTCGATTTCGCTAAAAGAAGGAGAGGAAGCTTTTATACACCATGCCAAATTAATCAAACGTTACGGTGCTGCTGCAATTATTATGGCTTTTGATGAGGTGGGACAAGCCGATAATTTTGATAGAAGAGTTGAAATTTGCCAACGCTCGTATGATATTTTGGTAAACAAAGTTGGTTTTCCTGCACAGGATATTATTTTCGATTTGAATATATTCCCCGTGGCAACTGGTATGGAGGAACACCGCTTGAACGCTTTGGATTTCTTTAGAGGAACCAAATGGGTTCGGGAAAATTTACCGCACGCACACATCAGCGGCGGGGTGAGTAACGTTTCGTTTTCGTTTAGAGGAAATGACACAGTGAGAGAAGCGATGCACTCGGTTTTCTTGTATCACGCCATTAAAAACGGAATGACAATGGGAATTGTAAATCCGGAAATGTTGTCGATTTACGATGAGATTCCAAAAGATTTATTGGAACATGTAGAAGATGTAATCTTGGACAGACGTGACGATGCCACAGAACGTTTATTGGACTTTGCAGAAAATGTAAAAGGCGATGCCAAAAGCAATGAAGTTGCTGTGCAAGAATGGCGTTCGGGAACAGTTCAGGAAAGAATCACGCATTCTTTGGTAAAAGGAATAGATGCCTTTATAGAAATTGATGTAGAGGAAGCTCGTTTAGCTGCCACAAAACCGATTGAAGTTATCGAAATCAATTTGATGACGGGGATGAATGTTGTGGGAGATTTGTTTGGATCTGGGAAAATGTTTTTGCCACAGGTGGTAAAATCGGCTCGTGTGATGAAAAAAGCGGTAGCTTATTTATTACCATTTATTGAAGCTGCTAAACAGGTAGGGGACAAATCTGGAAACGGAAAGATCCTGATGGCAACCGTAAAAGGGGATGTTCACGATATTGGTAAAAATATTGTTTCGGTGGTGTTGGCCTGTAATAATTATGAGATCGTAGATTTAGGTGTTATGGTGCCTCCCGAAAAAATTATTGCAGCTGCTATAGAACATGAAGTAGATATTATTGGATTGAGCGGATTGATCACGCCGTCTTTGGACGAAATGGTGTATCTCGCCAAAGAATTGGATAAAAGAGGAATGAAAATTCCAGTGATGATTGGTGGCGCAACCACTTCACGTGCACATACTGCCGTGAAAATTGCACCTCAATACAGAGAAACCGTGATTCACGTAAACGATGCGTCAAGAGCGGTTACCGTTGCTGGAAATTTATTGGATCACAATAGAAAAATTTATGCCAGCGATATTCGTGCCGATTACGATGCATTTAGAGAAACGTTTTTGAATCGTTCGCGCGACAAGAATTTCTTGACGATTGAGCAAGCCCGTAAGAATAAATTGCAATTGGATTGGAGGCATTTTGAACCTGTAAAACCAAAAGTTATTGGCGAGCAAATTGTTGAAGTGGATTTGGATGTGTTGGTTCCTTATATTGATTGGACTCCGTTTTTCAGAACTTGGGAATTGTTCGGGAAATATCCGGCGATTTTGACGGATGAAGTTGTGGGTGAACAAGCCACTTCTGTTTTTGCGGATGCACAAGCAATGTTGGAAGTAATTTTGAAAGAGAAAAAATTACAAGCCAAAGGAATCTACGGAATCTTCCATGCGAATCAAATCAATGATGACGATATTGAGTTGACTGATGAAAACGGAAAACCATTACAGACATTCTTGACTTTGCGTCAGCAGTCACAAAAAACAAAAGGAGCTCCAAATATTGCATTGGCCGATTTTATTGCACCAAAAGAAAGCGGAAAAGTGGATTATATGGGAGCGTTTTGCGTGACCACCGGTTTTGGCGTTGACGAATGGGCGGCTGAATTCGAAAAGGATTTGGACGATTACAATTCGATTATGGTCAAAGCTTTGGCTGACCGTTTTGCAGAAGCATTCGCCGAATATTTACACGAAAAAATCCGTAAAGAAATTTGGGGTTATGAGGCCGATGAGGTTTTAAGCAAACAGGCACTTATTGAAGAAGATTATAAAGGAATTCGTCCGGCACCGGGTTATCCTGCCTGTCCGGATCACTTGGAAAAACCAACTATTTGGAAACTGTTGAATGTGGAGGCAGCAATTGGAGTGACCTTGACCGAAAGTATGGCCATGTGGCCCGCTTCATCTGTTTCTGGTTATTATTTTGGAAATCCTGAAAGTAAGTATTTTGGTCTTGGAAAAATAAAAGAAGATCAGGTTATTGATTACGCCAAACGAAGAAGTGTTTCAAACGAAGTCGCTATGAAATGGTTGAATCCGAATATTGCAGATTAA
- a CDS encoding nitrite reductase, whose product MQSFRTEIEDPIVQKDIIDLERKIALFRDGKIDDERFRSLRLARGIYGQRQEGVQMIRIKLPYGKVTSEQLHRICKVSDEYSTGRLHITTRQDIQIHYVSLDRTPELWAELEKDDVTLREACGNTVRNITASETAGIDVDEPFDVSPYAHALFQFLLRNPVCQEMGRKFKMAFSSSDKDTALSYLHDLGFIPKVVNGEKGFKVMLGGGLGSQPHHAELLSEFIPVNQIIPTTEGILRVFDRHGERTKRLKARLKFLVKELGRDEFLRLVEEEKKALSCQTFEIDTTAFEGAIPAPLLAAPKVVIEDTAAFEAWKKSNVFAQKQAGYVAIGIKVVLGDFYTDKARLLADLIKNYATNELRFSLRQNIVLRHIREEDLPFFYQELAKLDFVTLGYDTIGDITACPGTDTCNLGIASSTGIAVELERVLATEYPQYSNNQGITIKISGCMNACGQHNMAEIGFQGMSINSGKLVAPALQVLLGGGNLGNGQGRFSDKVIKIPSRRGPEALRSILNDFEANANGLSFLNYYDAKGEKYFFELLKPLSDITNLTEADFVDWGNADNYVKAIGVGECAGVVIDLVATLIFEAKDKLTFAKEAFDDKKWSDAIYLAYAGFVNGAKALLLAENEKTNHHAGIIDLFDTVFIESKKIELDSSFKDLVYQIKSNEPSEAFALKYIQEGVVFFDKIETYRAKDLADA is encoded by the coding sequence ATGCAAAGTTTTAGAACCGAAATAGAAGACCCGATTGTTCAAAAAGACATTATCGATTTAGAAAGAAAAATTGCTTTATTCCGTGATGGAAAAATCGATGACGAACGTTTTCGCAGTCTTCGTCTAGCAAGAGGAATATACGGTCAGCGTCAGGAAGGCGTGCAAATGATTCGCATCAAATTGCCTTATGGAAAAGTGACAAGCGAACAATTGCACCGTATTTGTAAAGTTTCGGATGAATATTCAACTGGACGCTTGCACATTACAACGCGCCAGGATATTCAAATTCACTATGTAAGTTTGGATAGAACTCCTGAACTTTGGGCTGAGTTAGAAAAAGACGATGTTACTTTGAGAGAAGCTTGTGGGAACACCGTAAGAAATATTACGGCAAGTGAAACGGCCGGAATCGATGTTGATGAGCCTTTTGACGTATCGCCTTATGCGCATGCTTTGTTTCAATTTTTGTTGAGAAACCCAGTTTGTCAGGAAATGGGACGTAAATTCAAAATGGCATTTTCTTCTTCGGATAAAGATACCGCTTTGAGTTATTTACATGATTTAGGATTTATTCCAAAAGTGGTAAACGGAGAAAAAGGATTCAAAGTAATGCTTGGAGGAGGTTTAGGATCTCAACCACATCATGCCGAATTATTGTCTGAATTTATTCCAGTAAATCAAATTATACCAACAACTGAGGGGATTCTTAGAGTGTTTGACCGTCATGGAGAAAGAACCAAACGATTGAAAGCACGATTGAAATTTTTAGTAAAAGAGTTAGGTAGAGACGAGTTTTTAAGATTGGTAGAGGAAGAGAAAAAAGCCTTGTCTTGCCAAACTTTTGAAATCGATACCACTGCATTTGAAGGAGCTATTCCAGCACCTTTGTTGGCAGCACCAAAAGTTGTTATTGAAGACACTGCAGCTTTTGAAGCTTGGAAAAAATCAAATGTATTTGCTCAAAAACAAGCTGGATATGTAGCGATCGGAATCAAAGTGGTTTTGGGTGATTTTTATACAGACAAAGCGAGACTATTAGCTGATTTAATCAAAAATTATGCTACGAATGAATTGCGTTTTTCATTAAGACAAAATATAGTTCTTCGTCATATTAGGGAAGAAGATTTGCCATTTTTCTATCAAGAATTAGCCAAACTGGATTTTGTAACTTTAGGATACGATACTATTGGTGATATTACAGCTTGTCCTGGTACTGATACCTGTAATCTTGGAATTGCAAGCAGTACTGGAATTGCAGTAGAGCTAGAAAGAGTTTTGGCAACAGAATATCCACAATACAGCAACAATCAAGGAATCACTATCAAAATTAGTGGGTGTATGAATGCTTGCGGACAACACAATATGGCCGAAATTGGTTTTCAAGGGATGTCCATCAATTCCGGAAAATTGGTAGCTCCAGCACTTCAAGTATTGTTGGGTGGTGGAAATTTAGGAAATGGTCAAGGTCGTTTTTCAGATAAAGTTATAAAAATTCCTAGCCGAAGAGGACCAGAAGCTTTGCGTTCTATTCTAAATGATTTTGAAGCAAACGCAAACGGATTATCCTTTTTGAATTACTATGATGCCAAAGGAGAGAAATATTTTTTCGAATTATTGAAACCGCTTTCGGATATTACGAATTTAACAGAAGCCGATTTTGTAGATTGGGGAAATGCAGACAACTACGTAAAAGCAATTGGAGTTGGAGAATGTGCTGGTGTTGTTATTGATTTAGTTGCTACTTTAATCTTTGAAGCAAAAGATAAACTAACATTTGCTAAGGAAGCTTTTGATGACAAAAAATGGTCAGATGCTATTTATTTGGCTTATGCAGGATTTGTAAATGGAGCCAAAGCATTATTATTGGCCGAAAACGAAAAAACAAACCACCACGCAGGAATAATCGATTTGTTTGATACGGTTTTTATAGAAAGCAAAAAAATTGAGTTGGATTCAAGCTTTAAAGATTTGGTTTATCAAATCAAATCAAATGAACCATCTGAAGCCTTTGCACTAAAATACATTCAAGAAGGAGTTGTCTTTTTTGATAAAATAGAAACATACAGAGCCAAAGATTTAGCCGATGCTTAA
- a CDS encoding NAD(P)/FAD-dependent oxidoreductase, whose translation MIKTDILIIGAGPTGLFAVFEAGLLKLKCHILDALPQPGGQLSELYPKKPIYDIPGFPEVLAGDLVDNLMEQIKQFEPGFTLGERAETIDKLEDGSFIVTSNKGKKFHASVVAIAGGLGSFEPRKPLIEDIAFYEDKGIKYFIKNPEKFRDKRVVISGGGDSALDWSIFLSNVASEVTLIHRRNEFRGALDSVEKVQELKNAGKIKMITPGEVIGLNGAEHLESVDVDIDGAHRNIPTDYFIPLFGLTPKLGPIADWGLEIEKNAIKVNNALDYQTNIPGIFAIGDVNTYPGKLKLILCGFHEATLMCQAAYQIINPGKKYVMKYTTVSGVDGFDGTRKEAPKAVVKAIV comes from the coding sequence ATGATTAAAACAGACATACTTATTATTGGAGCAGGACCAACAGGTCTATTCGCCGTTTTTGAAGCAGGATTATTAAAATTAAAATGTCATATTCTGGATGCTTTGCCACAACCAGGGGGGCAATTGTCAGAGTTGTATCCAAAGAAACCGATCTATGATATTCCGGGATTTCCAGAAGTATTGGCTGGTGATTTGGTGGATAATTTAATGGAACAAATCAAGCAATTCGAACCAGGATTTACTCTGGGAGAACGTGCAGAAACGATTGATAAGCTAGAAGACGGAAGTTTTATTGTAACATCTAATAAAGGAAAAAAATTCCATGCTTCGGTAGTAGCCATTGCGGGTGGTTTAGGAAGTTTTGAACCAAGAAAGCCTTTAATTGAAGATATTGCATTTTATGAAGATAAGGGAATCAAATATTTTATCAAAAATCCAGAGAAATTTAGAGACAAAAGGGTCGTAATATCCGGAGGTGGAGACTCCGCTTTGGACTGGAGTATTTTCTTGTCGAATGTGGCTTCAGAGGTAACTTTGATTCACCGCAGAAACGAGTTTAGAGGAGCTTTAGATTCTGTAGAAAAAGTACAGGAATTAAAAAATGCCGGAAAAATTAAAATGATTACGCCAGGTGAAGTTATCGGTTTAAACGGAGCAGAACATTTAGAGTCTGTTGATGTAGATATTGACGGAGCGCACAGAAACATACCAACAGATTATTTCATTCCGCTTTTCGGTCTTACACCAAAATTAGGTCCTATCGCCGATTGGGGATTGGAAATCGAAAAAAATGCAATCAAAGTGAACAACGCTTTAGATTATCAAACAAATATCCCTGGAATTTTCGCCATCGGTGACGTAAATACTTATCCGGGAAAACTAAAATTGATTCTTTGCGGATTCCACGAAGCCACATTAATGTGTCAAGCGGCTTACCAAATTATCAATCCAGGTAAAAAATATGTAATGAAATACACTACCGTTTCGGGAGTTGACGGATTCGATGGTACTCGTAAAGAAGCGCCAAAAGCAGTGGTGAAAGCTATTGTGTAG
- a CDS encoding sulfate adenylyltransferase subunit 1: MEVLKIATAGSVDDGKSTLIGRLLYDTQSLTTDKLEAIEKSSKQKGYDYLDFSLATDGLVAEREQGITIDVAHIYFSTAKKSYIIADTPGHVEYTRNMVTGASTSQVSIILIDARKGVIEQTYRHFFINNLLRVKDVIVAVNKMDLVDYSEEVYNKIKADFQALNAKSAYKEQNVSYIPLSALTGDNVVETLGKMPWYTGQTILQHLENLEAKDVYDNGQARFPVQTVIRPKTEEYHDFRGYAGKLYGNNIKVGDAVTVLPSLTESTVTNIHFFDKQFDEASVGSSITIELENDINVTRGDMIVKSNELPRIEKDITTTVCWMDSKKLVAGAKYFVQHNTNRVLAKIDSVKNVIATDYSGVTPATQLAINEIGEVTIKLSKAIYFDAYNDNKSNGAFILIDSATNTTAGVGFIK; encoded by the coding sequence ATGGAAGTTTTAAAAATAGCAACAGCAGGAAGTGTAGATGACGGAAAGAGTACTTTAATAGGGAGATTATTATACGATACACAATCGTTAACTACTGATAAATTAGAAGCAATAGAAAAAAGCAGTAAGCAAAAAGGATATGATTATCTAGATTTTTCTTTGGCTACCGATGGTTTGGTTGCAGAGAGAGAACAAGGAATTACGATAGATGTAGCACATATTTATTTTTCGACAGCGAAAAAAAGTTACATAATTGCCGATACTCCAGGTCACGTAGAATATACACGTAACATGGTTACCGGAGCTTCGACTTCACAAGTGTCCATCATTTTAATCGATGCCCGTAAAGGCGTGATTGAGCAAACATACCGTCACTTTTTCATCAATAATTTATTGAGAGTAAAAGACGTGATTGTTGCGGTAAACAAAATGGATTTGGTTGATTATTCGGAAGAAGTGTACAACAAAATCAAAGCCGATTTCCAAGCATTAAATGCAAAAAGCGCCTACAAGGAACAAAACGTAAGTTACATTCCATTGAGTGCTTTGACAGGAGATAATGTGGTAGAAACATTAGGAAAAATGCCTTGGTATACTGGACAAACTATCCTGCAACATTTGGAAAATTTAGAAGCAAAAGATGTTTACGATAATGGACAAGCACGTTTTCCGGTTCAAACAGTTATTCGTCCAAAAACGGAAGAATATCACGATTTTAGAGGTTATGCCGGAAAACTATACGGTAACAATATCAAAGTAGGAGATGCGGTAACGGTTCTTCCTTCTTTGACAGAATCTACAGTGACCAATATTCACTTTTTCGATAAACAATTTGATGAGGCGAGCGTTGGTTCTTCCATAACAATCGAATTAGAAAATGATATCAATGTAACGAGAGGTGATATGATTGTAAAATCAAATGAGCTTCCTAGAATTGAAAAAGACATCACAACAACGGTTTGTTGGATGGACAGCAAAAAATTAGTGGCAGGCGCAAAATATTTTGTGCAGCACAACACTAACAGAGTTTTGGCAAAAATTGATAGTGTGAAAAACGTAATCGCTACCGATTATTCTGGAGTAACACCAGCAACTCAATTGGCCATTAATGAGATCGGAGAGGTAACCATTAAATTGAGCAAAGCCATTTATTTTGATGCTTACAATGACAACAAATCTAACGGAGCTTTCATTTTGATAGATTCAGCAACCAACACAACAGCAGGTGTTGGATTTATAAAATAG